A region from the Metopolophium dirhodum isolate CAU chromosome 9, ASM1992520v1, whole genome shotgun sequence genome encodes:
- the LOC132952246 gene encoding PDF receptor, with protein MNRMTSNILTSCDSNSSYTLITSNDKFCNWFYDEKTCWPIAKANTNVSQPCPKVQGFDKMKMAYKYCTENGSWENVTNFFGPTDYSSCYTPELTEMLEKLGSDYDTKRKLDIALNTGVIEVVGCLVSIISLIISLCIFIRHKGILEQRFKIHMNLFVALSLQMFIKLILNIDKLDLFKTKKDLSNVTCLVDCNNQIRLVKDDDNNWFFGIMYTPIICEGSQVILEWSKTASFMWMYNEGVYLYRIIKSRVLRINSINFRMYLFGWGLPALMTSVWLLVTMVYYKKSSSVCWWGYSLLPFFWILEGPRMIILVVNLIILIIVLRELLKKIKSKLSPSNELDIIRKVSKAAIALVPLLGITNFILVIIPEPHSKSPELFAYWSYSAHILHSFQGLMVSILYCFMNKEIKKSFDKRMMLQKSRRDFEMEMTYNLFKT; from the exons atgaataggATGACATCCAATATTCTGACTTCGTGTGATTCTAACTCATCTTATACTTTAATTACTTCCAATG ATAAATTCTGTAATTGGTTTTATGATGAGAAAACGTGTTGGCCAATTGCAAAAGCCAACACCAATGTATCCCAACCGTGTCCAAAAGTACAAGGATTTGACAAAATGA aGATGGCCTATAAATACTGTACAGAAAATGGAAGTTGGGAAAATGTAACAAATTTTTTTGGACCAACAGATTATAGTAGCTGTTATACTCCAGAACTAACGGAAATGTTAGAAAAACTTGGATCAGACTACgatacaaaa cgAAAACTTGACATCGCTCTTAACACTGGAGTGATTGAAGTCGTTGGGTGCCTTGTATCAATCATTTCATTGATCATATCATTATGCATTTTCATCAGGCacaa AGGTATATTGGAACAGAGGTTCAAGATACACATGAATTTATTTGTTGCTTTATCACTACAAATGttcatcaaattaattttaaacattgataaactggatttattcaaaactaaaaaagatCTATCGAATGTAACTTGTCTTGTGGACTGTAATAACCAGATCCGTTTAGTGAAAGATGATGACAATAATTGGTTTTTTGGAATTATGTACAcg CCAATCATTTGTGAAGGTAGTCAAGTCATATTGGAGTGGTCTAAAACTGCCAGTTTTATGTGGATGTACAACGAAGGAGTATatctatatagaataataaaatctaGAGTCTTaagaataaattcaataaattttcGAATGTATCTATTTGGTTGGGGTTTACCAGCTTTGATGACTTCTGTATGGTTATTAGTAACAATGGTTTACTACAAAAAATCATCTAGTGTCTGTTGGTGGGGCTACAGTTTGTTACCCTTTTTTTGGATCCTTGAAGGACCCCGCATGATAATTCTCGTA gtaaatttaataatattaatcatcgtATTGAGAgagctgttgaagaaaattaaatcaaaattatcaccGTCAAATGAGTTGGATATCATaag AAAAGTATCCAAAGCAGCCATAGCTCTTGTCCCTTTACTTGGGATCACAAactttatattagttataatacctGAACCACATTCGAAAAGTCCTGAATTATTTGCTTACTGGTCATATTCCGCACATATATTACACTCGTTCCAGGGCTTAATggtgtcaatattatattgttttatgaataaagaa ATTAAAAAGTCTTTTGATAAACGAATGATGCTCCAAAAATCACGACGAGATTTTGAAATGGAAatgacatataatttatttaaaacttag